One part of the Symphalangus syndactylus isolate Jambi chromosome 1, NHGRI_mSymSyn1-v2.1_pri, whole genome shotgun sequence genome encodes these proteins:
- the LOC129485884 gene encoding LOW QUALITY PROTEIN: AP-2 complex subunit beta-like (The sequence of the model RefSeq protein was modified relative to this genomic sequence to represent the inferred CDS: inserted 1 base in 1 codon; substituted 1 base at 1 genomic stop codon) has protein sequence MTDSRYFTTNKNGEIFELKAELNNEKKEKRKEAVKKVIAAMTVGKDVSSLFPDVVNCMQTDNLELKKLVYLYLMNYAKSQPDMAIMAVNSFVKDCEDPNPLIRDLAVRTMGCIRVDKITEYLCEPLCKCLKDEDPYVRKTAAVCVAKLHDTNAQMVEDQGFLDSLRDLIADSNPMVVAKAVAALSEISESHPNSNLLDLNPQNISKLLTALNECTEWGQIFFLDCLSNYNPKDDQEAQSISEWVTPWLSHANSAVVLSVVKVLMKFLELLPKDSDYYNMLLKKLGPPLVTLLSGEPEVQYVALRNINLIVQKRPEILKQEIKVFFVKYSDPIYVKLEKLDTMIRLASQANIAQVLAGLKEYATEVDVDFFQKAVRAIGRCAIKVEQSAERCVSTLLDLIQTKVNYVVQEAIVVIXIFRKYPNKYESIIATLCENLDSLDEPGARAAMIWIVGEYAERIDNADELLESFLEGFHNESAQMQLTLLTAIVKLFLKKPSETQELVQQVLSLATQDSDNPDLXDRGYIYWRLLPTDPVTAKEVVLSEKPLISEEADLIEPTLLDELICHIGSLASVYHKPPNAGPPVNVPQVSSMQMGAVDLLGGGLDSLLGQSFIPSSVPASFAPSPTPAVVSSGLNDLFELSTGIGMAPDGYVASKAVWLPAVKAKGLEISGTFTHRQGLIYMEMNFTNKALQHMTDFAIQFNKNSFGVIPSTPLAIHTPLMPNQSIDVSLPLNTLGPVMKMKPLNKLQVAVKNNIDVFYFSCLVPLNVLFVEDGKMERQVFLATWKDIPNENELQFQIKECHLNADTVSSKLQNNNVYTIAKRNVEGQNMLYQSLKLTNGIWILTELRIQPGNPNYTLSLKCRAPEVSQYIYQVYDSILKN, from the exons ATGACTGATTCCAGGTATTTCACAACCAATAAAAACGGAGAAATATTTGAACTAAAAGCTGAactcaacaatgaaaagaaagaaaagagaaaggaggctGTGAAGAAAGTGATTGCTGCTATGACCGTGGGGAAGGATGTTAGTTCTCTCTTTCCAGATGTAGTGAACTGTATGCAGACTGACAATCTGGAACTAAAGAAGCTTGTGTATCTCTACTTGATGAACTACGCCAAGAGTCAGCCAGACATGGCCATCATGGCTGTAAACAGCTTTGTGAAGGATTGTGAAGATCCTAATCCTTTGATTCGAGACTTGGCAGTCAGAACCATGGGGTGCATCCGGGTAGACAAAATTACAGAGTATCTCTGTGAGCCGCTCTGCAAGTGCTTGAAGGATGAGGATCCCTATGTTCGGAAAACAGCAGCAGTCTGCGTGGCAAAACTGCATGATACGAATGCCCAAATGGTGGAAGATCAAggatttctggattctctacGGGATCTCATAGCAGATTCAAATCCAATGGTGGTGGCTAAGGCTGTAGCGGCATTATCTGAAATCAGTGAGTCTCACCCAAACAGCAACTTACTTGATCTGAACCCACAGAACATTAGTAAGCTGCTGACAGCCCTGAATGAATGCACTGAATGGGGCCAGATTTTCTTCCTGGACTGCCTGTCTAATTATAACCCTAAAGATGATCAGGAGGCTCAGAGCATCTCTGAGTGGGTAACTCCCTGGCTATCCCATGCCAACTCAGCAGTGGTGCTTTCAGTGGTAAAAGTCCTAATGAAGTTTCTAGAATTGTTACCTAAGGATTCTGACTACTACAATATGCTGCTGAAGAAGTTAGGCCCTCCACTTGTCACTTTGCTGTCTGGGGAGCCAGAAGTGCAGTATGTCGCCCTGAGGAACATCAACTTAATTGTCCAGAAAAGGCCTGAAATCTTGAAGCAGGAAATCAAAGTCTTCTTTGTGAAGTACAGTGATCCCATCTATGTTAAACTAGAGAAGTTGGACACCATGATTCGTTTGGCATCTCAAGCCAACATTGCTCAGGTTCTGGCAGGACTGAAGGAATATGCCACAGAGGTGGATGTTGACTTTTTTCAAAAAGCTGTGCGGGCCATTGGACGGTGTGCCATCAAGGTGGAGCAATCTGCAGAGCGCTGTGTAAGCACATTGCTTGATCTAATCCAGACCAAAGTGAATTATGTGGTCCAAGAAGCGATTGTTGTCA AGATCTTCCGCAAATACCCCAACAAGTATGAAAGTATTATTGCCACTCTATGTGAGAACTTAGACTCGCTGGATGAGCCAGGTGCTCGAGCAGCTATGATTTGGATTGTGGGAGAATATGCTGAAAGAATTGACAATGCAGATGAGTTACTAGAAAGCTTCCTGGAGGGTTTTCACAATGAAAGCGCCCAGATGCAGCTCACTCTGCTTACTGCCATAGTGAAGCTATTTCTTAAGAAACCATCAGAAACACAAGAGCTAGTCCAGCAGGTCTTGAGTTTGGCAACACAGGATTCTGATAATCCTGACCTTTGAGACCGGGGCTATATTTATTGGCGCCTTCTCCCAACTGACCCTGTCACAGCTAAAGAAGTAGTCTTGTCTGAGAAGCCACTGATCTCTGAGGAGGCGGACCTTATTGAGCCAACTCTGCTGGATGAGCTAATCTGCCACATTGGTTCTTTGGCCTCTGTGTATCATAAGCCTCCCAATGC CGGTCCCCCAGTCAATGTGCCACAGGTGTCCTCCATGCAGatgggagcagtggatctcctAGGAGGAGGACTAGATAGTCTATTGGGACAATCCTTCATCCCATCATCAGTGCCTGCAAGCTTTGCTCCTTCACCTACACCTGCTGTGGTCAGCAGTGGACTGAATGACCTGTTTGAACTCTCCACAGGGATAGGCATGGCACCTGATGGATATGTGGCTTCTAAGGCTGTCTGGCTACCTGCAGTAAAGGCTAAAGGCTTGGAGATTTCAGGAACATTTACTCACCGCCAAGGGCTCATCTATATGGAAATGAACTTCACCAATAAAGCTCTGCAGCATATGACAGATTTTGCAATCCAGTTTAACAAAAATAGCTTTGGTGTCATCCCCAGCACTCCTCTGGCCATCCATACACCACTGATGCCAAACCAGAGCATTGATGTCTCCCTGCCTCTCAATACCTTGGGCCCAGTCATGAAGATGAAACCTCTGAATAAACTCCAGGTGGCTGTGAAAAACAATATCGATGTTTTCTACTTCAGCTGCCTCGTCCCACTCAATGTGCTTTTTGTAGAAGATGGCAAAATGGAGCGCCAGGTCTTCCTTGCAACATGGAAGGACATTCCCAATGAAAATGAACTTCAGTTTCAGATTAAGGAATGTCATTTAAATGCTGACACTGTTTCCAGCAAGTTGCAAAACAATAATGTTTATACTATTGCCAAGAGGAATGTGGAAGGGCAGAACATGCTGTACCAATCCCTGAAGCTCACTAATGGCATTTGGATTTTGACTGAACTACGTATCCAGCCAGGAAACCCCAATTACACGCTGTCACTGAAGTGTAGAGCTCCTGAGGTCTCTCAATACATCTATCAGGTCTACGACAGCATTTTGAAAAACTAA